A single window of Leclercia adecarboxylata DNA harbors:
- a CDS encoding D-amino acid dehydrogenase gives MRVVILGSGVVGVTSAWYLSQAGHDVTVIDREPGPALETSAANAGQISPGYAAPWAAPGVPLKAIKWMFQHHAPLAISLDGTQFQLKWMWQMLRNCDTSHYMENKGRMVRLAEYSRDCLKALRATTGIQYEGRQGGTLQLFRTAQQYENATRDIAVLEDAGVPYQLLEASQLAQVEPALAEVAHKLTGGLRLPNDETGDCQLFTQNLAQMAEQAGVKFRYNTSVDKLLYEGENIYGVLCGEEVVKADAYVMAFGSYSTAMLKGIVDIPVYPLKGYSLTIPVKEDSGAPVSTILDETYKIAITRFDNRIRVGGMAEIVGFNTELLQPRRETLEMVVGDLFPRGGYIEQATFWTGLRPMTPDGTPVVGRTPFKNLWLNTGHGTLGWTMACGSGQLLSDLISGRTPAIPFDDLSVARYRPGFTPSRPQHLHGAHN, from the coding sequence ATGCGTGTTGTCATACTGGGAAGTGGCGTCGTTGGCGTAACCAGCGCCTGGTACCTGAGTCAGGCCGGGCACGACGTGACCGTCATCGATCGTGAGCCGGGTCCGGCGCTGGAGACCAGCGCCGCCAATGCCGGGCAAATTTCTCCGGGCTATGCGGCGCCCTGGGCGGCCCCGGGTGTGCCGCTGAAGGCGATTAAATGGATGTTCCAGCACCATGCGCCGCTGGCGATCAGTCTCGACGGCACCCAGTTTCAGCTCAAGTGGATGTGGCAGATGCTGCGCAACTGCGACACCTCACACTATATGGAAAACAAAGGGCGGATGGTGCGTCTGGCGGAGTACAGCCGCGACTGCCTGAAAGCGCTGCGCGCCACCACCGGCATTCAGTATGAAGGCCGCCAGGGGGGCACGCTGCAGCTGTTCCGCACCGCCCAGCAGTACGAAAACGCCACCCGCGATATCGCCGTTCTTGAGGATGCCGGGGTGCCGTATCAGCTGCTGGAAGCCAGCCAGCTGGCGCAGGTCGAACCGGCGCTGGCGGAGGTCGCCCACAAGCTCACCGGCGGCCTGCGTCTGCCCAATGACGAAACCGGCGACTGCCAGCTCTTCACCCAGAATCTGGCCCAGATGGCCGAGCAGGCGGGGGTCAAATTCCGCTACAACACCTCAGTCGATAAGCTGCTGTACGAAGGGGAGAATATCTACGGCGTGCTGTGCGGCGAAGAGGTGGTAAAAGCCGACGCCTACGTGATGGCCTTCGGCTCTTACTCCACGGCGATGCTGAAGGGCATCGTCGATATTCCGGTCTACCCGCTGAAGGGTTACTCGCTGACGATCCCGGTGAAAGAGGACAGCGGGGCCCCGGTTTCAACTATCCTTGATGAAACATACAAAATCGCGATCACCCGTTTTGACAATCGGATCCGCGTGGGAGGAATGGCGGAAATCGTCGGCTTTAACACCGAGCTGCTGCAGCCGCGTCGGGAAACGCTGGAGATGGTCGTGGGCGACCTCTTCCCGCGGGGCGGTTATATCGAACAGGCGACCTTCTGGACCGGGCTGCGCCCGATGACCCCGGACGGTACGCCGGTGGTGGGCCGCACCCCGTTTAAGAACCTGTGGCTCAACACCGGGCACGGTACGCTGGGCTGGACGATGGCCTGCGGTTCAGGGCAGTTGCTCAGTGATTTGATCTCCGGGCGCACACCGGCTATTCCGTTTGATGATTTAAGCGTCGCGCGCTACCGTCCGGGGTTCACTCCGTCACGTCCACAGCATTTACACGGCGCGCATAACTAA
- a CDS encoding SpoVR family protein, with translation MATIDSMNKDTTRLSDGPDWTFELLDTYLAEIDRVAKLYRLDAYPHQIEVITSEQMMDAYSSVGMPINYTHWSFGKKFIETERLYKHGQQGLAYEIVINSNPCIAYLMEENTITMQALVMAHACYGHNSFFKNNYLFRSWTDASSIVDYLIFARNYITQCEERYGVDEVEKLLDSCHALMNYGVDRYKRPQKISLQEEKARQKSREEYLQSQVNTLWRTLPKREEEKTVVEARRYPSEPQENLLYFMEKNAPLLEPWQREILRIVRKVSQYFYPQKQTQVMNEGWATFWHYTIVNHLYDEGKVTERFMLEFLHSHTNVVFQPPYNSPWYSGINPYALGFAMFQDIKRICQNPTEEDKYWFPDIAGSDWLETLHFAMRDFKDESFISQFLSPKVMRDFRLFTVLDDDHNNYLEISAIHNEEGYREIRSRLSAQYNLSNLEPNIQVWNVDLRGDRSLTLRYIPHNRAPLDKGRKEVLKHVHRLWGFDIMLEQQNEDGSVELLERCPVKGNML, from the coding sequence ATGGCTACTATTGATTCCATGAATAAGGACACCACACGTCTGAGCGATGGACCCGACTGGACATTCGAGCTGCTGGACACCTATCTGGCGGAAATTGACCGGGTGGCGAAACTCTACCGTCTGGATGCCTATCCCCATCAGATTGAAGTCATTACCTCCGAACAGATGATGGACGCTTACTCCAGCGTCGGGATGCCCATTAACTATACCCACTGGTCGTTTGGCAAAAAATTCATTGAAACCGAACGGCTGTATAAACACGGTCAGCAGGGGCTGGCGTATGAGATCGTTATCAACTCCAACCCCTGTATTGCCTACCTGATGGAAGAGAACACCATCACCATGCAGGCGCTGGTGATGGCCCACGCCTGCTACGGACATAACTCGTTTTTCAAAAATAACTACCTGTTCCGCAGCTGGACCGATGCCAGTTCGATTGTCGACTACCTGATCTTTGCCCGTAACTACATCACCCAGTGCGAAGAGCGCTACGGCGTGGATGAGGTCGAAAAGCTGCTGGACTCCTGCCATGCGCTGATGAACTACGGCGTGGATCGCTACAAACGTCCGCAGAAGATCTCCCTGCAGGAGGAGAAAGCCCGGCAGAAAAGCCGCGAAGAGTATCTGCAAAGCCAGGTGAATACGCTGTGGCGTACCCTGCCGAAACGTGAAGAAGAGAAAACGGTAGTGGAAGCGCGCCGCTACCCTTCCGAGCCGCAGGAGAACCTGCTCTACTTTATGGAGAAGAACGCCCCGCTGCTGGAGCCGTGGCAGCGTGAGATCCTGCGCATCGTGCGTAAGGTGAGCCAGTACTTCTATCCGCAAAAACAGACTCAGGTGATGAACGAAGGCTGGGCGACCTTCTGGCACTACACCATCGTTAACCACCTGTATGACGAAGGCAAAGTGACAGAACGCTTTATGCTGGAGTTCCTTCACAGCCACACCAACGTGGTGTTCCAGCCGCCTTACAACAGCCCGTGGTACAGCGGCATTAACCCGTATGCGCTGGGCTTTGCCATGTTCCAGGACATCAAGCGTATCTGTCAGAACCCGACGGAAGAGGATAAATACTGGTTCCCGGATATCGCCGGGTCCGACTGGCTGGAGACGCTCCATTTCGCGATGCGCGATTTCAAGGATGAGAGCTTTATCAGCCAGTTCCTGTCGCCGAAGGTGATGCGTGATTTCCGCCTGTTTACGGTGCTGGATGACGATCACAACAACTACCTGGAGATTTCGGCGATCCACAATGAAGAGGGGTATCGTGAGATCCGCTCCCGCCTCTCGGCCCAGTACAACTTAAGCAACCTTGAGCCGAATATTCAGGTCTGGAATGTGGATCTGCGCGGGGATCGCTCCCTGACGCTGCGCTATATTCCGCACAACCGCGCGCCGCTGGATAAAGGGCGCAAGGAAGTGCTGAAGCATGTGCACCGCCTGTGGGGCTTTGACATTATGCTTGAGCAGCAGAACGAAGACGGCAGCGTGGAGCTGCTGGAGCGGTGCCCGGTGAAAGGCAATATGTTGTAG
- the fadR gene encoding fatty acid metabolism transcriptional regulator FadR, translating to MVIKAQSPAGFAEEYIIESIWNNRFPPGSILPAERELSELIGVTRTTLREVLQRLARDGWLTIQHGKPTKVNNFWETSGLNILETLARLDHESVPQLIDNLLSVRTNIATIFIRTAFRQHPDKALEVLARATAVEDHADAFALLDYNVFRGLAFASGNPIYGLILNGMKGLYTRIGRHYFANPEARSLALGFYHKLSELCSEGLHDQVYETVRRYGRDSGEIWHRMQKSLPGDLVIQGR from the coding sequence ATGGTCATAAAGGCGCAAAGCCCGGCGGGTTTCGCGGAAGAATACATTATCGAGAGCATCTGGAATAACCGATTCCCCCCTGGCTCGATACTTCCCGCAGAACGCGAACTCTCTGAACTGATTGGCGTCACACGTACCACCTTACGTGAAGTGTTGCAGCGACTGGCCCGCGATGGCTGGCTGACGATCCAACACGGCAAACCGACCAAAGTGAATAACTTCTGGGAAACGTCGGGCCTGAATATTCTTGAAACGCTGGCGCGCCTCGATCACGAGAGCGTACCGCAGCTGATCGATAATCTGCTCTCAGTGCGTACCAACATCGCCACCATCTTTATCCGTACGGCGTTTCGCCAGCATCCGGATAAGGCGCTGGAAGTGCTGGCCCGTGCTACCGCCGTGGAAGATCACGCCGATGCCTTCGCCCTGCTGGATTACAACGTCTTCCGCGGCCTGGCTTTTGCCTCCGGCAACCCGATCTACGGCCTGATCCTCAACGGCATGAAAGGGCTCTATACCCGCATCGGTCGTCACTACTTCGCCAACCCGGAAGCCCGGAGCCTGGCGCTCGGCTTCTACCATAAGCTGAGCGAGCTGTGCTCTGAAGGGTTGCACGACCAGGTGTACGAAACCGTGCGTCGCTACGGTCGTGACAGCGGCGAGATCTGGCACCGGATGCAGAAGTCCCTGCCGGGCGACCTGGTGATTCAGGGGCGCTAA
- the nhaB gene encoding sodium/proton antiporter NhaB: protein MEMSYSRAFWRNFLGQSPDWYKLTLIIFLVINPLIFLVSPFAAGWLLVAEFIFTLAMALKCYPLLPGGLLAFEAVAIGMTSAEHVKEELASNLEVLLLLMFMVAGIYFMKQLLLFIFTRLLLSIPSKTMLSLAFCIAAAFLSAFLDALTVVAVVISVAVGFYGIYHRVASAQPEDNLHDDSKVDNKQREVLEQFRAFLRSLMMHAGVGTALGGVMTMVGEPQNLIIAKAVGWNFTEFFLRVAPVSVPVLVCGLLTCWLVEKFRWFGYGTLLPTQVREVLQRYDDESRSQRTRQQKLALIFQGMIGVWLIIALAFHLAEVGLIGLSVIILATSFTGVTDEHAIGKAFTEALPFTALLAVFFAVVAVIVDQQLFAPIIRYVLQAEQDAQLSLFYLFNGLLSAISDNVFVGSVYINEAKTALQSGAINQQQFELLAVAINTGTNLPSVATPNGQAAFLFLLTSALAPLIRLSYGRMVWMALPYTVVLTCVGLLCVKITLIPFTQWMLQTGILATH from the coding sequence GTGGAAATGTCTTATAGCCGCGCCTTCTGGCGCAATTTTTTAGGCCAGTCGCCTGACTGGTACAAACTGACTCTTATTATTTTTCTGGTTATCAATCCTCTTATCTTTCTCGTGAGCCCGTTTGCCGCAGGCTGGTTACTGGTCGCCGAGTTCATCTTTACCCTGGCGATGGCGCTGAAATGTTATCCCCTGCTGCCGGGCGGCCTGCTGGCCTTTGAGGCGGTGGCGATCGGCATGACCAGCGCAGAGCATGTGAAAGAGGAGCTGGCGTCGAATCTGGAAGTGCTCCTGCTGCTGATGTTTATGGTGGCCGGGATCTACTTTATGAAGCAGCTGCTGCTGTTTATCTTCACCCGCCTGCTGCTGAGTATCCCCTCGAAAACGATGCTGTCGCTGGCCTTCTGCATCGCGGCCGCTTTTTTATCGGCCTTCCTCGATGCCCTGACGGTGGTGGCGGTGGTGATCAGCGTCGCCGTCGGCTTCTACGGGATCTATCACCGGGTGGCCTCCGCCCAGCCGGAAGATAACCTGCATGATGACAGCAAGGTTGATAACAAACAGCGCGAGGTGCTGGAGCAGTTTCGCGCCTTCCTGCGCAGCCTGATGATGCACGCCGGCGTGGGCACCGCGCTGGGTGGGGTGATGACCATGGTCGGCGAGCCGCAGAACCTGATCATCGCCAAAGCCGTGGGCTGGAACTTTACCGAGTTTTTCCTGCGGGTGGCCCCGGTCAGCGTGCCGGTGCTGGTGTGCGGCCTGCTGACCTGCTGGCTGGTGGAGAAATTCAGATGGTTTGGTTACGGCACCCTGCTCCCGACTCAGGTTCGCGAAGTATTGCAGCGTTACGATGATGAGAGCCGCAGCCAGCGGACCCGTCAACAGAAGCTGGCGTTGATTTTTCAGGGGATGATTGGCGTCTGGCTGATTATCGCCCTGGCGTTTCATCTGGCGGAGGTGGGGTTGATTGGCCTGTCGGTGATCATCCTGGCGACCTCCTTCACCGGCGTGACGGACGAGCACGCTATCGGCAAAGCCTTTACCGAAGCGCTGCCCTTTACTGCCCTGCTGGCGGTCTTTTTCGCGGTGGTGGCGGTAATAGTCGACCAGCAGCTGTTTGCGCCGATCATCCGCTACGTGCTACAGGCCGAGCAAGATGCCCAGCTGTCGCTCTTCTATCTGTTTAACGGCCTGCTGTCGGCTATCTCCGATAACGTGTTTGTCGGCTCGGTCTATATCAATGAGGCCAAAACCGCGCTACAGAGCGGGGCGATAAACCAGCAACAGTTTGAACTGCTGGCGGTAGCGATCAACACCGGGACCAACCTGCCCTCCGTCGCCACGCCAAACGGCCAGGCGGCGTTCCTGTTCCTGCTCACCTCGGCGCTGGCGCCGCTGATAAGACTCTCTTATGGCCGGATGGTGTGGATGGCTCTGCCCTATACGGTGGTATTAACCTGCGTCGGTTTGTTGTGCGTCAAAATTACCCTCATTCCTTTTACCCAATGGATGTTACAGACGGGTATACTGGCGACGCATTAA
- the dsbB gene encoding disulfide bond formation protein DsbB has translation MLKFLNQCSRGRGAWLLLALTAFALEMVALWFQHVMLLKPCVLCIYERSALFGVMGAGLVGAIAPKSPLRYGAIAIWLYSAGKGLQLAWEHTMIQLHPSPFQTCDFAARFPSWLPLDKWLPQVFVASGDCSVRQWEFLTLEMPQWLVGIFAAYLVVALLVLIAQPFKPKKRDLFGR, from the coding sequence ATGTTGAAATTTTTGAACCAATGCTCGCGTGGACGCGGAGCGTGGTTGCTGTTGGCCCTGACCGCCTTCGCGCTCGAAATGGTGGCATTGTGGTTCCAGCATGTGATGTTGCTGAAGCCCTGTGTGTTGTGTATCTATGAACGCAGCGCGCTGTTTGGCGTGATGGGCGCAGGCCTGGTCGGCGCCATCGCGCCGAAAAGCCCGCTGCGCTACGGCGCGATTGCCATCTGGCTCTACAGCGCCGGAAAAGGCCTGCAGCTGGCCTGGGAGCACACCATGATCCAGCTGCATCCGTCGCCGTTTCAGACCTGCGATTTTGCCGCCCGCTTCCCGAGCTGGCTGCCGCTGGATAAGTGGCTGCCGCAGGTATTCGTGGCAAGCGGTGACTGCTCCGTGCGTCAGTGGGAGTTCCTGACCCTTGAGATGCCGCAGTGGCTGGTGGGCATTTTCGCCGCCTATCTGGTCGTAGCGCTGCTGGTGCTGATTGCCCAGCCGTTTAAACCGAAAAAACGCGATCTGTTTGGGCGCTAA
- a CDS encoding YcgN family cysteine cluster protein encodes MSEIPFWQSKTLDNMTDAEWESLCDGCGQCCLHKLMDEDSDEIYFTNVACNQLNIKTCQCRNYERRFELEPDCIKLTRDNLPTFEWLPPTCAYRLLAEGKDLPKWHPLLAGSKAAMHGERISVRHIAVRESEVRDWEDHIMNHPNRA; translated from the coding sequence ATGAGCGAAATCCCTTTCTGGCAAAGCAAGACTCTCGACAACATGACCGACGCCGAGTGGGAATCGCTGTGCGATGGCTGCGGGCAGTGCTGTCTGCATAAGCTGATGGATGAAGACTCGGACGAAATCTATTTCACCAACGTCGCCTGCAATCAGCTGAACATCAAAACCTGCCAGTGCCGAAACTACGAGCGCCGCTTCGAGTTAGAGCCGGACTGCATCAAGTTGACCCGCGATAACCTGCCGACCTTTGAATGGCTGCCGCCGACCTGCGCCTATCGTCTGCTGGCGGAAGGGAAAGACCTGCCGAAGTGGCACCCGCTGCTGGCCGGTTCTAAAGCGGCGATGCACGGCGAGCGAATTTCTGTGCGCCACATTGCGGTGCGGGAATCAGAGGTGCGCGACTGGGAAGACCATATTATGAATCACCCAAACCGCGCATAA
- a CDS encoding fumarylacetoacetate hydrolase family protein, producing the protein MYQHHNWQGALLDYPVSKVVCVGSNYAKHIQEMGSAIPDEPVLFIKPETALCDIRQPLALPQGLGSVHHEVELAVLIGATLRQASEDHVQKAIAGYGVALDLTLRDVQGKMKKAGQPWEKAKGFDNSCPISGFVPVSEFQDDPQNTTLSLKVNGEVRQQGTTADMIHKIVPLIAYMSRYFTLKPGDVILTGTPEGVGPLSGGDELEVAVNGLSLKTRVL; encoded by the coding sequence ATGTATCAACATCATAACTGGCAAGGAGCCTTACTGGATTATCCGGTAAGTAAAGTCGTCTGCGTAGGAAGTAATTACGCAAAGCATATTCAGGAAATGGGAAGCGCGATTCCGGACGAGCCGGTGCTGTTCATTAAACCGGAAACGGCGCTCTGTGATATCCGCCAGCCGCTGGCATTACCCCAGGGGCTTGGCTCGGTTCACCACGAAGTGGAGCTGGCGGTGCTGATCGGCGCCACGCTGCGTCAGGCTTCTGAAGATCATGTGCAGAAGGCGATTGCCGGTTATGGTGTGGCGCTGGATCTGACCCTGCGCGATGTGCAGGGCAAAATGAAGAAAGCGGGCCAGCCGTGGGAAAAAGCCAAAGGTTTTGATAACTCGTGCCCGATCTCCGGATTTGTCCCGGTATCGGAGTTTCAGGACGATCCGCAGAACACCACCCTGAGCCTGAAGGTGAACGGCGAGGTGCGTCAGCAGGGCACCACCGCCGACATGATCCATAAGATTGTGCCGCTGATTGCCTATATGAGTCGTTATTTCACCCTCAAACCGGGCGATGTGATCCTCACCGGCACCCCGGAAGGGGTGGGTCCACTCTCCGGCGGCGACGAGCTGGAAGTGGCCGTTAACGGCCTGTCGCTGAAAACCCGCGTGCTGTAA
- a CDS encoding YcgL domain-containing protein, translated as MFCVIYRSTQRDQTYLYVEKKDDFSRVPEALLKSFGKPQLVMLMPLDGRKQLSNADLEKVKTALTEQGYYLQLPPPQENLLKQHLEAQGKK; from the coding sequence ATGTTTTGTGTGATCTACAGAAGTACCCAGCGCGACCAGACCTACCTGTATGTCGAAAAAAAGGACGATTTCTCCCGCGTGCCTGAGGCACTGCTGAAAAGCTTCGGTAAGCCGCAGCTGGTGATGCTCATGCCCCTCGACGGGCGTAAGCAGCTGAGCAACGCCGATCTGGAAAAAGTAAAAACCGCATTGACCGAACAGGGCTATTATTTACAACTCCCTCCACCGCAAGAGAATTTACTCAAACAGCATCTCGAGGCGCAGGGGAAAAAATAG
- the minC gene encoding septum site-determining protein MinC → MSNTPIELKGSSFTLSVVHLHEAKPEVIRQALEDKIAQAPAFLKHAPVVINVSGLEAPVNWHHLQQAVTATGLRIVGISGCKDAELKAEIDRAGLPLLNEGKDKAPRAEPPAPPEVPVTPVTKTRLIDLPVRSGQRIYAPNCDLIVTNHVSAGAELIADGNIHIYGSMRGRALAGASGDRDAQIFCTHLEAELVSIAGVYWLSDNIPAEFSGKAARLRLADNALTVQPLN, encoded by the coding sequence ATGTCAAACACGCCCATCGAGCTTAAAGGCAGTAGCTTCACCTTATCAGTGGTTCATTTGCATGAAGCAAAACCCGAGGTTATTCGTCAGGCGTTAGAAGACAAAATCGCCCAGGCGCCCGCATTTCTGAAACATGCGCCCGTGGTCATCAACGTAAGCGGCCTCGAAGCGCCGGTTAACTGGCACCATTTGCAGCAGGCGGTCACCGCCACCGGCCTGCGAATTGTGGGCATCAGCGGCTGCAAAGACGCTGAACTGAAAGCCGAAATCGATCGGGCGGGTCTTCCGCTGCTGAACGAAGGCAAAGATAAAGCCCCACGCGCAGAGCCCCCTGCCCCACCTGAAGTCCCTGTTACTCCTGTCACAAAAACGCGATTGATTGATCTGCCGGTGCGTTCCGGTCAGCGCATTTATGCGCCAAACTGTGACCTGATTGTGACCAACCACGTCAGCGCGGGGGCGGAGCTGATTGCGGATGGCAATATCCATATTTATGGCTCAATGCGAGGCCGTGCGCTGGCGGGTGCCAGCGGCGATCGCGATGCGCAAATTTTTTGTACCCACCTGGAGGCGGAGCTGGTCTCCATCGCAGGTGTTTACTGGCTGAGTGATAACATCCCGGCCGAATTTTCTGGCAAAGCGGCACGTCTGCGCCTGGCAGACAACGCTTTGACCGTTCAACCGTTGAATTGA
- the minD gene encoding septum site-determining protein MinD codes for MARIIVVTSGKGGVGKTTSSAAIATGLAQKGKKTVVIDFDIGLRNLDLIMGCERRVVYDFVNVIQGDATLNQAMIKDKRTDNLYILPASQTRDKDALTREGVEKVLDELKKMEFDFVVCDSPAGIETGALMALYFADEAIITTNPEVSSVRDSDRILGILASKSRRAENGEEPIKEHLLLTRYNPGRVNKGDMLSMEDVLEILRIKLVGVIPEDQSVLRASNQGEPVILDANADAGKAYADTVDRLLGEERPFRFIEEEKKGFLKRLFGG; via the coding sequence ATGGCACGCATTATTGTTGTTACTTCGGGTAAAGGAGGCGTTGGCAAGACCACCTCCAGCGCGGCCATCGCTACTGGTTTGGCCCAGAAGGGAAAGAAAACCGTCGTTATTGATTTCGATATCGGCCTGCGTAACCTTGACCTGATTATGGGTTGTGAACGCCGCGTGGTGTACGATTTTGTGAACGTGATTCAGGGTGACGCCACGCTGAATCAGGCGATGATTAAAGATAAACGTACCGACAACCTTTATATTCTTCCCGCTTCGCAGACGCGCGACAAGGATGCGCTGACCCGTGAAGGCGTGGAAAAAGTGCTCGATGAGCTGAAAAAAATGGAGTTCGATTTCGTGGTCTGCGATTCACCGGCGGGCATCGAAACCGGCGCGCTGATGGCGCTCTACTTCGCCGATGAAGCCATCATCACCACCAACCCGGAAGTGTCGTCCGTGCGCGACTCCGACCGTATTTTAGGGATCCTCGCCTCGAAATCCCGCCGTGCGGAAAATGGCGAAGAACCGATTAAAGAGCACCTGTTGCTGACCCGTTATAATCCGGGTCGTGTCAATAAAGGTGATATGCTGAGTATGGAAGACGTGCTGGAGATCCTGCGCATCAAACTGGTTGGCGTCATCCCGGAAGATCAATCCGTGCTGCGCGCGTCTAACCAGGGTGAACCGGTTATCCTCGACGCTAACGCAGACGCCGGTAAAGCGTATGCGGACACGGTAGATCGTCTGCTCGGAGAAGAACGTCCTTTCCGCTTCATAGAAGAAGAGAAGAAAGGTTTCCTCAAACGCCTGTTCGGAGGATAA
- the minE gene encoding cell division topological specificity factor MinE has protein sequence MALLDFFLSRKKSTANIAKERLQIIVAERRRSDAEPHYLPQLRKDILEVICKYVQIDPEMVTVQLEQKDGDISILELNVTLPEAEESRS, from the coding sequence ATGGCATTACTGGACTTTTTTCTCTCGCGGAAAAAAAGCACCGCTAACATCGCAAAAGAGCGTCTGCAGATCATCGTGGCAGAACGCCGCCGCAGCGACGCGGAACCGCACTACCTGCCGCAGCTGCGTAAAGACATTCTGGAAGTGATCTGCAAGTATGTGCAGATTGACCCGGAAATGGTGACCGTACAGCTGGAGCAAAAGGACGGGGATATCTCGATTCTGGAGCTCAACGTGACCCTGCCGGAAGCGGAAGAGTCGCGTTCTTAA
- the rnd gene encoding ribonuclease D yields MNYQMITTNDELASLCDVTRDAPAIALDTEFVRTRTYYPQLGLIQMYDGKNVSLIDPLGITDWAPMRELLLNTAITKYLHAGSEDLEVFLNTFGIMPEPLIDTQILAAFAGRPLSWGFAAMVEEYTGLAIDKSESRTDWLARPLTERQLDYAAADVFYLLPIAGQLMKEAEASGWLPAALNECRMTQLRRQEITDPKEAWRDISNAWQLRTRQLACLQLLADWRLRKARERDLAVNFVVREEHLWAVARYMPGSLGELDSIGLSGSEIRFHGKTLLALVEKAQALPEEALPQPLLNLMDMPGYRKAFKAIKALVQEVAAESKVSAELLASRRQINQLLNAHWKLKPQNGTPELMAGWRGELMADRLNALLEEYPQ; encoded by the coding sequence TTGAATTACCAGATGATCACCACCAACGACGAGCTGGCTTCGCTGTGCGATGTCACCCGTGACGCACCCGCCATTGCGCTGGATACCGAGTTTGTGCGGACCCGCACCTATTACCCGCAGCTGGGTCTGATCCAGATGTATGACGGAAAAAATGTGTCGCTTATCGACCCGCTGGGGATCACCGACTGGGCGCCGATGCGCGAGTTGCTGCTGAATACCGCCATCACCAAATATCTGCATGCCGGCAGTGAAGATCTGGAAGTTTTCCTTAATACCTTCGGCATCATGCCGGAGCCGCTGATCGACACCCAGATCCTCGCCGCCTTTGCCGGTCGTCCGCTGTCCTGGGGCTTTGCCGCCATGGTGGAAGAGTACACCGGGCTGGCGATCGACAAGAGCGAGTCCCGCACCGACTGGCTGGCTCGCCCGCTGACGGAACGCCAGCTCGACTACGCGGCGGCGGATGTGTTCTACCTGCTGCCGATCGCCGGTCAGCTGATGAAAGAGGCCGAAGCCTCCGGCTGGCTGCCTGCCGCCCTGAATGAGTGCCGGATGACGCAGCTGCGTCGTCAGGAGATCACCGATCCGAAAGAGGCGTGGCGCGACATCAGCAATGCCTGGCAGCTGCGCACCCGCCAGCTGGCCTGTCTGCAGCTGCTGGCCGACTGGCGTCTGCGTAAGGCGCGCGAGCGCGATCTGGCAGTGAACTTTGTGGTGCGTGAAGAGCATCTGTGGGCCGTGGCGCGTTACATGCCGGGTAGCCTGGGCGAGCTGGACAGCATCGGGCTTTCCGGTTCGGAGATCCGCTTCCACGGTAAAACCCTGCTGGCGCTGGTGGAGAAGGCGCAGGCGTTGCCGGAAGAGGCATTGCCGCAGCCGCTGTTAAACCTGATGGATATGCCGGGTTATCGCAAAGCGTTTAAGGCGATCAAAGCCCTGGTGCAGGAAGTGGCGGCGGAAAGTAAAGTCAGCGCCGAGCTGCTGGCCTCACGTCGTCAGATCAACCAGCTGCTGAATGCGCACTGGAAGCTGAAACCGCAGAATGGTACGCCGGAACTGATGGCAGGCTGGCGCGGAGAACTGATGGCCGATCGCCTGAATGCGTTGCTGGAAGAATATCCGCAGTAA